Sequence from the Candidatus Kryptoniota bacterium genome:
GCGATCTCTTGCCGTGCATTCTCGGAGGCTGTTGGTGCCGAAGATTTGATGTTCTGAGTTTTTTTGAACAGCATTATGGCTCCGGAAGATCTAGAAACAAGTTATTAAAGGGAACCTTCATTAGCAATAAGCCAAGAACCCCCTTCCGGGTAGAATTCCCCCTGCGTACAAAAAATCGAGCCGCTAACCGACTGAAGTGAGTGCCGGTTTTACTCCTGTTCACCCGCATGGTGTTTGATGACCTTCGCGTCGACAAGGAACACTACATCTTCAGCGATGTTCGTCGCATGGTCGGCTACGCGCTCTGTATGCTTGAGTGCTACAATAAGGTGCGCGCCCGGCTCAACCAGGCCGGAGTCCTTTTTCATCTCGCCCACTACAAAATGAAACTTGTCCCTGTTCATGTCGTCGACGACATCGTCCTCTTTGCAGACACGCCGGGCCAATTCCGCGTCGCCATGGATGAAAGAATCGAGGCTGTCATGAACCATACTTCTGGCCACATCGCCCATTTCCAGAATTGCGGTTCGCCGGACGAAATCTTGAAAGTTAAGAAGCGGTTCGACTCGCTGCGCTATGTTCACCGCCACGTCGCCGATTCGTTCGAGTTCATGGTTCATTTTAATTGCAGATACAACAAGCCTAAGATCAGCTGCGACGGGCTGTTCAAGTGCTATTATATCGTCAACCTGCTGATCAAGCAGGTTATCGAAATCGTTGACCTTTTTTTCATTCTCATACACCTTCTTGACCGCCTCCATGTCACTGTCATGCAGCGCCCGGAAAGCGCGCTCCAGCTGACTGTCAACAAGGCTTCCCATCTTGATCAGGTTCGACCGCAAGTCTTCAAGCTGATCTTCAAAATGTCTATGCATTCTCCTCACTCCGTTCTGACGATTTACTATTTCTTGTCACGAGATACTCCTCAAATCTATTTCTTTAAGGTGAAGCTGAACTCCGAGCCTTTACCGGGCTCGCTTTTCACTTCTATTCTGCTTTTATGTGCCTCGACAATGTGTTTAACAATAGCAAGCCCCAACCCCGTTCCGCCCACACTCCTGCTTCTGTCCTTGTCGACTCTGTAGAATCGCTCGAAGATACGCGCAATGTGCTCATCTCCAATCCCGCAGCCGGTGTCTTTCACAAAGACCCTGACATGGTCGGGCGTATCAGTGTAACCGACCTCGATCTTCCCGCCCTCGTCGGTATACTTCACCGAATTATCAATCAGGTTCCACATTACCTGTCGCAGCCTATCCCTGTCGCCAAGGACCAGAATTTCATCGGGTTTCATGCATACCGACAGCGTGAGCGATTTTCTCTCCGCCTTGGGTTTCAACTCCTCTATCACATTCGCGAGGAATTCAGTTATATCGAAATACCGGAAGCTCATCCTCATCTCACCGCTCTCAATCCTCGATATTTCGATCAGATCGTTGAGCAATGTGTTAAGTCTTTCCGAATGCTGGTACGCCTTCATCAGGAATTCCCTGTTCACTTTCGGGTCATCCATCGCCCCATCGATCAGAGTCTCAATGAATCCCTGTATGCTGAAGATAGGCGTTCTGAGCTCATGAGAGACATTAGCCAGGAATTCGCTCCGCACTTTCTCTAGTTTCTCAAATCTGGCAATGTCGCTCTGCAGGTTTCGGACTATCTGATTCGTGAGCTTACTGATTTGTTTCAGATCGTCAGCACCGGTTTCCGGAAGCTGAACGGACAGGTCGCCCGCACTTATCCGGCGTAATGCCTCGACGATCGTGTTCAGGATATTTGATTGCCTCTTCCGAATTGAAGCAAACGATTCAAGAAATATATAGGTCGCCAAGCCGCAAACCAGTGCGATCACAAGCACATGGTTTTCCTGCAGAGCGGACCGAACCGAAATGAATGCCTGGATCGAAATGAGAACCATATATATCAGAATGCCCGTGACACAGGCAAATACAATCCTTGACTTATACGAGATCAATAGCCTTCTCATTCAACTTTCAGTTTATAACCCACTCCCTTTATTGTCTCGATCATATCTGCGTGGTCGCCAAGTTTTTCTCTGATCTTGCGGATGTGGACGTCGACTGTCCTGTCGCCGACATAAACATCGGAGCCCCACACGCGGCTCAAGAGAGTTTCCCGCGATATGACTTTCCCTTCGTGAGCGGCGAGGTAGTATAGTATTTCGAACTCCTTGCGAGGGAAGAAAACCTGTGCCCCCCCAACCCTCACCACGTAGCTTTCCCGATCTATGATTACTTTTCCAAGATCGATGTTCTTACCTTCGCCTCCCTTTGTCCCTTCGGCTCTCCTGAGAACTGCACGGATTCTTGAGATCAATTTCCGCGGACTGATAGGCTTAACGATATAATCGTCCGCACCAAGTTCAAGACCAAGCACCTCATCAAACTCCGCGCTCTTCGCAGTCAGAAAGATGACCGGAATGTTTGCAGTCCTCTCTGACTGTCCAAGGGACTTCATGACTTCGTAACCATC
This genomic interval carries:
- the phoU gene encoding phosphate signaling complex protein PhoU, which produces MHRHFEDQLEDLRSNLIKMGSLVDSQLERAFRALHDSDMEAVKKVYENEKKVNDFDNLLDQQVDDIIALEQPVAADLRLVVSAIKMNHELERIGDVAVNIAQRVEPLLNFQDFVRRTAILEMGDVARSMVHDSLDSFIHGDAELARRVCKEDDVVDDMNRDKFHFVVGEMKKDSGLVEPGAHLIVALKHTERVADHATNIAEDVVFLVDAKVIKHHAGEQE
- a CDS encoding ATP-binding protein is translated as MRRLLISYKSRIVFACVTGILIYMVLISIQAFISVRSALQENHVLVIALVCGLATYIFLESFASIRKRQSNILNTIVEALRRISAGDLSVQLPETGADDLKQISKLTNQIVRNLQSDIARFEKLEKVRSEFLANVSHELRTPIFSIQGFIETLIDGAMDDPKVNREFLMKAYQHSERLNTLLNDLIEISRIESGEMRMSFRYFDITEFLANVIEELKPKAERKSLTLSVCMKPDEILVLGDRDRLRQVMWNLIDNSVKYTDEGGKIEVGYTDTPDHVRVFVKDTGCGIGDEHIARIFERFYRVDKDRSRSVGGTGLGLAIVKHIVEAHKSRIEVKSEPGKGSEFSFTLKK
- a CDS encoding response regulator, translating into MKTVLVVDDEQDIVQLIKYNLEREGFRVESASDGNEALVKASDIKPDVILLDIMLPGKDGYEVMKSLGQSERTANIPVIFLTAKSAEFDEVLGLELGADDYIVKPISPRKLISRIRAVLRRAEGTKGGEGKNIDLGKVIIDRESYVVRVGGAQVFFPRKEFEILYYLAAHEGKVISRETLLSRVWGSDVYVGDRTVDVHIRKIREKLGDHADMIETIKGVGYKLKVE